In Chelonia mydas isolate rCheMyd1 chromosome 19, rCheMyd1.pri.v2, whole genome shotgun sequence, the following are encoded in one genomic region:
- the POU3F1 gene encoding POU domain, class 3, transcription factor 1: MAAAAQYLPRSSPLLHPDSDRMHQGTTYREVQKMMHHEYLQGLASGSGHPMSLTHPQWLPSAGSDWGSGSHLGQAEHGKGGVQGAGREELPGAFHPRSHLVHQQAPGGHPGAWAQGSGHHLAPMSPTSSSHQPLLYSQSAYTNLNGMLGPQAPALHHGLRDPLGHEEAAGLHDPQLEASPQHLGHPQEHSDEDAPSSDDLEQFAKQFKQRRIKLGFTQADVGLALGTLYGNVFSQTTICRFEALQLSFKNMCKLKPLLNKWLEETDSSTGSPTNLDKIAAQGRKRKKRTSIEVGVKGALENHFLKCPKPSAHEITSLADSLQLEKEVVRVWFCNRRQKEKRMTPAGVPHPPMEDVYAQAETSPLHHPLQSSVQ; the protein is encoded by the coding sequence ATGGCCGCCGCAGCCCAGTACCTGCCCCGCAGCAGCCCGCTGCTGCACCCCGACTCGGACCGCATGCACCAGGGCACGACCTACCGCGAGGTGCAGAAGATGATGCACCACGAGTACCTGCAGGGCTTGGCCAGCGGCTCCGGCCACCCCATGAGCCTCACCCACCCCCAGTGGCTGCCCAGCGCCGGCTCCGACTGGGGCAGCGGCTCCCACCTGGGCCAGGCCGAGCACGGCAAGGGCGGCGTGCAGGGGGCGGGCCGGGAGGAGCTGCCCGGCGCCTTCCACCCCCGCTCCCACCTGGTGCACCAGCAGGCGCCCGGCGGCCACCCGGGCGCCTGGGCGCAGGGCAGCGGGCACCACCTGGCGCCCATGTCCCCCACGTCCAGCAGCCACCAGCCGCTGCTCTACTCGCAGTCCGCCTACACGAACCTGAACGGCATGCTGGGCCCCCAGGCGCCGGCCCTGCACCACGGCCTGCGGGACCCCCTGGGCCACGAGGAGGCGGCCGGGCTGCACGACCCCCAGCTGGAGGCCTCCCCGCAGCACCTGGGCCACCCGCAGGAGCACTCGGACGAGGACGCGCCCAGCTCCGACGACCTGGAGCAGTTCGCCAAGCAGTTCAAGCAGCGGCGGATCAAGCTGGGCTTCACCCAGGCGGACGtgggcctggccctgggcaccctCTACGGCAACGTCTTCTCGCAGACCACGATCTGCCGGTTCGAGGCGCTGCAGCTCAGCTTCAAGAACATGTGCAAGCTCAAGCCGCTGCTCAACAAATGGCTGGAGGAGACCGACTCCAGCACGGGCAGCCCCACCAACCTGGACAAGATCGCGGCGCAGGGCCGCAAGCGCAAGAAGCGCACCTCCATCGAGGTGGGCGTGAAGGGCGCCCTGGAGAACCACTTCCTCAAGTGCCCCAAGCCCTCGGCCCACGAGATCACCTCGCTGGCGGACAGtctgcagctggagaaggaggtggtgCGGGTCTGGTTCTGCAACCGGCGGCAGAAGGAGAAGCGCATGACGCCGGCCGGGGTCCCGCACCCGCCCATGGAGGATGTTTACGCGCAGGCGGAGACCTCGCCGCTGCACCACCCGCTCCAGAGCTCGGTGCAATGA